In one Achromobacter spanius genomic region, the following are encoded:
- a CDS encoding N-formylglutamate amidohydrolase — protein MRITQPLSYRLDLPQQYPDSDSSAPLVLDSPHSGTAYPPDFAAAVDFGALRTAEDTWVDDLWGDALDLGVPMVAAAFPRAYIDANRAPDEIDELLLDEAWPDAINASPKVKLGKGLIWRMLDDGTPLYKRKLTVEEVRHRINACWKPYHAALGQVLDAAHKKFGKVWHINCHSMPSVAGAFATDRPGLVHPDFVLGDRDGSTSDPAFREFIAAWLRERGYNVTVNDPYKGVELVRAFGRPEEGRHSLQIEINRKLYMDEVTLRPTENYGRLKADLRDLTAALINWTRAQTA, from the coding sequence ATGCGAATTACCCAACCCCTGTCTTACCGGCTCGACCTTCCGCAGCAATATCCGGATTCGGACTCCTCGGCCCCGCTTGTGCTGGACTCTCCGCACAGCGGCACCGCCTACCCTCCGGACTTCGCCGCCGCGGTGGACTTTGGCGCGCTGCGCACTGCCGAGGACACCTGGGTTGACGACCTGTGGGGCGATGCGCTTGATCTGGGCGTACCGATGGTGGCCGCCGCGTTCCCGCGCGCCTACATCGACGCCAACCGCGCACCCGACGAGATCGACGAATTGCTGCTGGACGAAGCCTGGCCCGACGCCATCAATGCGTCGCCCAAGGTGAAGCTGGGCAAGGGCCTGATCTGGCGCATGCTGGATGACGGCACGCCCTTGTACAAGCGCAAGCTGACGGTGGAAGAAGTGCGCCACCGCATCAACGCCTGCTGGAAGCCGTACCACGCCGCGCTCGGCCAGGTGCTGGATGCCGCCCACAAAAAGTTCGGCAAGGTCTGGCACATCAACTGCCACTCCATGCCCAGCGTGGCCGGCGCCTTCGCCACCGATCGCCCCGGCCTGGTCCACCCCGACTTCGTGCTGGGTGATCGCGACGGTAGCACCAGCGATCCGGCCTTCCGTGAATTCATCGCGGCCTGGCTGCGTGAACGCGGCTACAACGTGACCGTGAACGACCCCTACAAGGGCGTGGAACTGGTGCGCGCCTTTGGCCGCCCCGAAGAAGGCCGCCACAGCCTGCAGATCGAAATCAACCGCAAGTTGTACATGGACGAAGTCACGCTGCGTCCCACCGAAAACTATGGCCGCCTGAAGGCCGATCTGCGCGACCTGACCGCCGCGCTGATCAACTGGACTCGCGCGCAAACGGCCTGA
- a CDS encoding Bug family tripartite tricarboxylate transporter substrate binding protein yields the protein MQRRNVVLGLCVAAATLATPLTSGIAHAEDAYPSKPIRLIVPFPPGGTTDIVGRLFADKLGKELGQTVVVENRGGAGGSIGSAFVASSAPDGYVLGIATVSTHGINPAIYPNLPFDGEKDFTPISNLAAVPNIMTINPKVKAKNIAELITLAKSEPGKLTYASAGNGSVSHMMGELFKMASGTDLMHVPYRGVGPALNDALAGQVDVMYDNLPSSLPHVQSGRLIAMAVAAPKRVAALPDVPTFAEAGLPAVNDSSWFGLVAPAKLPEPILAKLNAAVQKVSAEADVKSRLEALGAAPAANSPADFSKQIAAEIAKNKRIAKEANVKID from the coding sequence ATGCAACGCCGTAACGTAGTACTGGGCCTGTGTGTCGCTGCCGCGACCCTGGCCACGCCGCTGACCTCGGGTATCGCGCACGCTGAAGACGCGTATCCCAGCAAGCCCATCCGCCTGATCGTTCCCTTCCCGCCCGGCGGCACCACCGACATCGTCGGTCGCCTGTTCGCGGACAAGCTGGGCAAGGAACTGGGCCAGACCGTGGTGGTCGAAAACCGCGGCGGCGCCGGCGGCTCGATCGGCAGCGCCTTCGTCGCCAGCAGCGCGCCGGACGGCTACGTCCTGGGCATCGCCACCGTCAGCACCCACGGCATCAACCCGGCCATCTACCCGAACCTGCCGTTCGATGGCGAGAAGGACTTCACGCCCATCTCGAACCTGGCTGCCGTGCCGAACATCATGACGATCAACCCCAAGGTGAAGGCCAAGAACATCGCCGAACTGATCACGCTGGCCAAGAGCGAGCCGGGCAAACTGACGTATGCGTCGGCCGGCAATGGTTCGGTCTCGCACATGATGGGCGAACTGTTCAAGATGGCCTCGGGCACCGACCTGATGCACGTGCCCTACCGTGGCGTGGGCCCGGCGCTGAATGACGCGCTGGCCGGCCAGGTCGACGTCATGTATGACAACCTGCCGTCCTCCCTGCCGCATGTGCAATCCGGCCGCCTGATCGCCATGGCCGTCGCCGCGCCCAAGCGCGTGGCTGCCTTGCCTGATGTGCCCACGTTCGCCGAAGCCGGCCTGCCGGCCGTGAACGACTCGTCGTGGTTTGGCCTGGTTGCCCCGGCCAAGCTGCCGGAGCCCATCCTGGCCAAGCTGAACGCCGCCGTGCAGAAGGTCAGCGCGGAAGCCGACGTCAAGTCGCGCCTGGAAGCGCTGGGCGCCGCGCCAGCCGCCAACAGCCCGGCAGACTTCAGCAAGCAGATCGCCGCCGAAATCGCCAAGAACAAGCGCATCGCCAAAGAAGCCAACGTGAAGATCGACTAA
- a CDS encoding LysR substrate-binding domain-containing protein produces the protein MRRFCPSLTDLQAFEVAARHSSFTRAAQELCVTQGAVSKQVKHLEEFVGVELFLRIRQGLVLTEAGRSYLTKVQAGLGQIEAATVELIAHQGQGGTLNLTCMPTFGARWLIPRLTAFMRLRPDIHVEFLPHRQGYDFSTPELDAAVRFGEGLWPGSGADYIVGRDIVPVCSPRLIPGGCPSPEALLAYPLLHHTSALEGWRDWFEQAGCDSRRSLEGARFDQYALLSQAAAAGFGVALIPRCLIEDELRDGKLAVAMKLPIRARMGYYLCYPEQKANLPTLQAFRAWLMEVSRAAEPQPREDAVSELK, from the coding sequence ATGCGACGTTTCTGTCCCTCATTAACCGATTTGCAGGCGTTTGAAGTCGCGGCGCGGCACAGCAGCTTCACACGCGCGGCGCAGGAATTGTGTGTCACCCAGGGCGCGGTCAGTAAACAGGTGAAACATCTGGAAGAGTTCGTCGGCGTCGAACTATTCCTGCGCATCAGGCAAGGCCTGGTGTTGACCGAGGCGGGCCGCAGTTATCTGACCAAGGTGCAGGCGGGCCTGGGCCAGATCGAAGCCGCCACCGTTGAACTGATTGCGCACCAGGGGCAGGGCGGCACGCTCAACCTGACCTGTATGCCCACGTTCGGCGCCCGCTGGCTGATTCCGCGCCTGACCGCCTTCATGCGGCTGCGCCCGGACATCCATGTGGAGTTTCTGCCGCACCGCCAGGGCTATGATTTTTCCACGCCAGAGCTGGATGCCGCCGTGCGCTTTGGCGAAGGCCTGTGGCCAGGCAGTGGCGCCGACTACATCGTGGGCCGCGACATCGTGCCGGTGTGCAGCCCCCGCCTGATCCCGGGCGGCTGCCCCTCGCCCGAAGCCTTGCTGGCCTATCCGCTGCTGCACCATACGTCGGCGCTGGAAGGCTGGCGCGATTGGTTCGAGCAGGCCGGCTGCGATAGCCGGCGCAGCCTGGAAGGGGCGCGCTTTGACCAATACGCGCTGCTGTCTCAGGCGGCCGCCGCCGGTTTCGGCGTGGCGCTGATCCCGCGTTGCCTGATTGAAGACGAACTGCGCGACGGCAAGCTGGCCGTGGCCATGAAGCTGCCGATCCGCGCGCGCATGGGCTATTACCTGTGCTATCCCGAGCAGAAAGCCAACCTGCCCACCTTGCAGGCGTTTCGCGCCTGGTTGATGGAAGTCTCCCGGGCGGCCGAGCCGCAGCCCCGGGAAGACGCCGTGTCCGAACTAAAATAG
- the mnmA gene encoding tRNA 2-thiouridine(34) synthase MnmA → MSQISTKKGRVVVGMSGGVDSSVTAWLLKQQGYDVVGLFMKNWEDDDDSEYCSTRQDLLDAASVADLVGVEFEFVNFAAEYKDRVFAEFLREYSAGRTPNPDVLCNAEIKFKAFLDHAMALGAEHIATGHYARVREVPAAGGGTQFQLLKALDASKDQSYFLHRLNQAQLSRTLFPLGEIHKTEVRRIAHEIGLHNAAKKDSTGICFIGERPFREFLNRYLPTEPGPILTPEGQQVGRHEGLSFYTLGQRKGLGVGGVKGRQREDGTAEAWYVARKDLERNILYVVQGHDHPWLLSSQLQAQDASWVAGHPPEIAGYGAKTRYRQADAACRLDKADGDTFALDFAEPQWAVTPGQSAVLYDGDVCLGGGIIL, encoded by the coding sequence ATGAGTCAAATATCCACCAAGAAAGGCCGCGTGGTCGTGGGCATGTCGGGCGGGGTCGATTCTTCGGTCACCGCCTGGTTGCTCAAGCAACAAGGCTATGACGTCGTCGGTCTGTTCATGAAGAACTGGGAAGATGACGACGATTCCGAATACTGCTCAACCCGCCAAGATCTGTTGGACGCCGCCAGCGTTGCCGACCTGGTTGGCGTGGAGTTCGAATTCGTCAACTTTGCCGCCGAATACAAAGACCGCGTTTTCGCGGAATTCCTGCGCGAATATTCGGCCGGCCGCACGCCCAACCCCGACGTGCTGTGCAATGCCGAGATCAAGTTCAAGGCGTTCCTTGACCACGCCATGGCGCTGGGCGCCGAGCACATCGCCACGGGCCACTACGCGCGGGTGCGCGAAGTGCCGGCGGCGGGCGGCGGCACGCAATTCCAGTTGCTCAAGGCGCTGGACGCCTCCAAGGACCAAAGCTATTTCCTGCATCGCCTGAACCAGGCCCAGTTGTCGCGCACGCTGTTCCCGCTGGGCGAGATCCACAAGACCGAAGTGCGGCGCATTGCGCACGAGATCGGTCTGCACAATGCCGCCAAGAAGGATTCCACCGGTATCTGCTTCATTGGCGAGCGTCCGTTTCGCGAATTTCTGAACCGCTACCTGCCTACCGAGCCGGGTCCTATCCTGACGCCGGAAGGCCAGCAGGTGGGGCGCCACGAAGGCCTGTCGTTTTACACCTTGGGTCAGCGCAAGGGCCTGGGCGTGGGCGGCGTGAAGGGGCGCCAGCGCGAAGACGGCACGGCCGAAGCCTGGTATGTGGCGCGCAAGGACCTGGAGCGCAATATCCTGTACGTGGTGCAAGGGCATGATCACCCCTGGCTGCTGTCCAGCCAATTGCAGGCGCAGGACGCCAGTTGGGTGGCGGGCCATCCGCCCGAGATCGCGGGCTATGGCGCCAAGACGCGCTACCGCCAGGCGGATGCGGCCTGCCGTCTGGACAAGGCTGATGGCGACACCTTCGCCCTGGATTTCGCCGAGCCCCAGTGGGCCGTGACGCCTGGCCAGTCGGCCGTGCTTTACGATGGCGACGTTTGCCTGGGCGGCGGCATCATTCTGTAG
- a CDS encoding sulfite exporter TauE/SafE family protein, translated as MDVSMVICLLVLGALAGFAAGLLGIGGGMLLVPLLTMLFSWQGMPPELVVHAAIATSMTSILFTSISSVRAHQQRGTIKWNIVWAMAPGIIIGGLVSGGAVFAALNTLWLSLFFALFVGYSGWSMLRNKKPKPARQMPGVVGTSAAGAGIGFLSGLVGAGGGFLSVPFMVWCNVALHNAVSTSAALGFPIALANSVGYVVSGLNEGASRPGMLGYIYWPALLALVCTSVLTAPLGARMAHRLPVQTLKRVFACLLFALAAYMLFKAWQTFAGQ; from the coding sequence GTGGATGTTTCGATGGTGATTTGCCTGCTGGTGCTGGGCGCGTTGGCCGGCTTCGCGGCGGGGCTGCTGGGAATCGGCGGTGGGATGCTGCTGGTGCCGCTGTTGACAATGTTGTTCTCTTGGCAGGGCATGCCGCCCGAGCTTGTGGTGCACGCAGCCATCGCCACGTCGATGACGTCCATCCTGTTCACGTCGATTTCCAGCGTGCGGGCCCATCAGCAGCGCGGCACGATCAAATGGAACATCGTATGGGCCATGGCGCCGGGCATCATCATTGGCGGCCTGGTGTCGGGCGGCGCGGTGTTCGCCGCCCTTAACACTTTGTGGCTGTCCCTGTTCTTCGCGCTGTTCGTGGGCTATTCAGGCTGGAGCATGCTGCGCAACAAGAAACCCAAGCCGGCTCGCCAGATGCCGGGGGTGGTGGGCACCAGCGCGGCGGGGGCGGGTATCGGTTTCCTGTCGGGGCTGGTGGGCGCGGGCGGCGGATTCCTGTCGGTGCCTTTCATGGTCTGGTGCAACGTGGCCCTGCACAACGCGGTGTCGACGTCGGCTGCGCTGGGCTTTCCCATTGCGCTGGCCAACAGCGTGGGCTATGTGGTGTCGGGCCTGAATGAGGGCGCATCGCGTCCTGGCATGCTGGGCTATATCTATTGGCCGGCCTTGCTGGCGTTGGTGTGCACCAGCGTGCTGACCGCACCGCTGGGCGCACGGATGGCGCACCGCCTGCCGGTGCAGACCTTGAAGCGGGTGTTCGCGTGCCTGTTGTTCGCTTTGGCGGCGTACATGCTGTTCAAGGCTTGGCAGACCTTTGCGGGGCAATAG
- a CDS encoding glutathione S-transferase → MKLIGSLTSPYVRKVRIVMAEKKLDYRLELENVWSADTQIQTYNPLGKVPCLVMEDGGALFDSRVIVEYVDTLSPVARLIPQQGRDRAAVKCWEAIADGVLDACVAIVKENQRPEAQRSPEWIERQYGKIHASLDAMNKSLGDNAHCMGINYSLADIAVGCALGYLDLRFAALDWRTNHLNLARLHDKLAQRQSFIDTLPQTA, encoded by the coding sequence ATGAAACTGATCGGCTCGCTAACCAGTCCATACGTACGCAAAGTGCGTATCGTCATGGCCGAGAAAAAGCTGGACTACCGGCTTGAACTCGAAAACGTCTGGTCCGCCGACACGCAGATCCAAACGTACAACCCGCTGGGCAAGGTTCCGTGCCTGGTCATGGAAGATGGCGGCGCGCTGTTTGATTCGCGCGTCATCGTCGAGTACGTGGACACCTTGTCGCCCGTTGCCCGCCTGATTCCGCAGCAGGGGCGCGATCGTGCCGCCGTCAAATGCTGGGAGGCCATCGCCGATGGCGTCCTGGACGCCTGTGTGGCCATCGTCAAGGAAAACCAGCGCCCCGAGGCGCAGCGCAGCCCGGAATGGATCGAACGCCAATACGGCAAGATCCACGCCAGCCTGGACGCCATGAACAAAAGCCTGGGCGACAACGCCCATTGCATGGGCATCAACTACAGCCTGGCCGACATTGCCGTCGGTTGCGCGCTGGGCTACCTGGACCTGCGCTTTGCCGCGTTGGACTGGCGCACCAACCACCTGAACCTGGCCCGCTTGCACGACAAACTGGCGCAGCGGCAGTCGTTCATCGACACCCTGCCCCAAACCGCGTAA